The following proteins are co-located in the Telopea speciosissima isolate NSW1024214 ecotype Mountain lineage chromosome 9, Tspe_v1, whole genome shotgun sequence genome:
- the LOC122639827 gene encoding callose synthase 12-like translates to MSLRQRPPPSRTASVGTGGGAPPPPPPQPSASAGPPAEEPYNIIPVHNLLHDHPSLRYPEVRAAAAALRTVGDLRKPPFVVWRDGMDLLDWLGAFFGFQRDNVRNQREHLVLHLANSQMRLEQPPDNIDTLEPTVLRRFRKKLLRNYTSWCSYLGHKSNVWISDRREPSASHHRRELLYISLYLLIWGEAANLRFVPECICYIFHHMALELNRILEDYIDENTGRPVIPSISGEDAFLNRVVTPIYNIIRAEVDNSRNGTAPHSNWRNYDDINEFFWSRHCFKQLKWPIHVGSNFFVTRAQGKGVGKTGYVEQRTFWNLYRSFDRLWVMLILFFQAALIVAWEGNSTPWGALGNRDVQAKMLTVFITWGCLRFLKSLLDAGTQYSRVSWDTMLVALRMILKCVFASGWTIAFIVLYVRIWSQRNQDGKWSAAANRRLVTFLEAALVFIIPELLAVALFILPWIRNFLEETNFRIFYALTWWFQTRSFVGRGLREGLVDNIKYTLFWVVVLACKFTFSYFLQIEPMVAPTRALLQLKITNFKWHEFFSNTNRFAVGLLWLPVVLIYLMDLQIWYSIISSLVGAMVGLFSHLGEIRNIQQLRLRFQFFASAMQFNLMPEEQLLNYRGTLKSKFHDAINRLKLRYGLGRPFKKIESNQVEAHRFALLWNEVIETFREEDIISDLEVELLELTPNSWNIRVIRWPCFLLCNELLLALSQAKELVDAPDKWLVRKICKNEYRRCAVIESYDSIKYLLLEIVKDGTEEHSIITTLFQEIDHAIQIEKFTQTYKTTALPQMHSKLITLLELINKPKKDMGRVVNVLQALYEVFIRDFPKVKRTTEQLREDGLVPLRSNTSTELLFENAVELPGVENASFYRQVRRLHTIFSSRDSMNNVPKNLEARRRIAFFSNSLFMNMPHAPQVEKMMAFSVLTPYYNEDVIYSKEQLRSENEDGVSILFYLQKIYDDEWKNFMERMRREGTGDDSEIWTTKLRELRLWASHRGQTLSRTVRGMMYYYKALKMLAFLDSASEMDIRAGSQELASLGSMRVDGATDALGTSRSPSSRSLSRVDSGVNLLFKGHEYGTAMMKYVYVVSCQIYGAQKGKDPRAEEILYLMKNNEALRVAYVDEVHTGRDQVEYYSVLVKYDTQLEREVEIYRIRLPGPLKLGEGKPENQNHAIIFTRGDAVQTIDMNQDNYFEEALKMRNLLQEFKTYYGIRKPTILGVREHIFTGSVSSLAWFMSAQETSFVTLGQRVLANPLKVRMHYGHPDVFDRFWFLTRGGISKASRVINISEDIFAGFNCTLRGGNVTHHEYIQVGKGRDVGLNQISMFEAKVASGNGEQVASRDVYRLGHRLDFFRMLSFFYTTVGFFFNTMVVVLTVYAFLWGRLYLALSGIEAAMMENSNNNKALGTILNQQFIIQMGLFTALPMIVEYTLEQGFLAAVWDFLTMQLQLSSVFYTFSMGTRTHFFGRTILHGGAKYRATGRGFVVEHKSFAENYRLYARSHFGKAIELGVILTVYALHSSIARNTFVYIAMTISSWFLVVSWIMAPFVFNPSGFDWLKTVYDWDDFLNWIWYRGGVFTKADESWETWWYEEQDHLRVTGLWGKLLEIILDLRFFFFQYGIVYQLGIAGGSTSIVVYLLSWIYMVVAVGIYVIISYARDKYSAKKHIYYRLVQLLVIVLIILLIVVLMQFSRLKFLDLFTSLMAFIPTGWGLISIAQVLRPFLRSSVVWKTVVALARLYDILFGVIVMAPVALLSWLPGSQAMQTRILFNEAFSRGLQISRILAGKKSNHL, encoded by the coding sequence ATGAGCTTGAGACAGCGACCACCTCCCTCCCGCACTGCCTCCGTCGGCACCGGAGGAGGagcgccgccgccaccaccaccacagcccTCCGCCTCAGCAGGTCCTCCAGCGGAAGAACCCTATAACATCATTCCCGTGCATAACCTTTTGCACGACCATCCATCCCTCCGTTACCCAGAAGTTCGTGCCGCTGCCGCTGCCCTCCGCACCGTTGGAGATCTCCGGAAGCCTCCCTTCGTCGTTTGGCGCGATGGTATGGACCTACTGGACTGGTTGGGTGCCTTCTTCGGCTTCCAACGCGATAACGTTCGGAACCAGAGAGAGCATCTGGTCCTTCACCTCGCCAACTCCCAGATGCGCCTCGAACAACCTCCGGACAACATCGACACCCTTGAACCTACTGTCCTTCGCAGATTCCGCAAGAAGCTCCTCAGAAACTACACCTCCTGGTGTTCTTATCTTGGTCATAAGTCCAACGTCTGGATCTCCGATCGCCGTGAGCCCTCCGCTTCTCACCACCGCCGTGAGCTCCTCTACATTTCCCTCTACCTGCTCATATGGGGCGAAGCTGCCAATCTCCGATTTGTCCCTGAATGCATCTGCTACATCTTCCATCATATGGCCTTGGAACTCAATCGCATCCTCGAAGACTACATTGACGAGAACACGGGAAGACCTGTTATCCCTTCTATCTCAGGCGAAGACGCTTTCTTAAACCGTGTTGTCACCCCTATCTATAATATTATTCGTGCCGAGGTCGACAACAGTCGGAATGGCACTGCCCCTCACTCCAATTGGAGAAATTATGATGACATTAACGAGTTCTTCTGGAGCCGCCACTGCTTCAAGCAACTCAAGTGGCCGATCCATGTTGGCAGCAACTTCTTTGTAACTAGGGCTCAGGGTAAAGGTGTCGGTAAGACTGGATATGTTGAGCAGAGAACGTTCTGGAATTTGTATCGCAGCTTCGATCGCCTTTGGGTTATGCTCATACTATTCTTTCAAGCGGCTCTTATCGTTGCTTGGGAGGGCAACAGTACTCCTTGGGGCGCGTTGGGCAATCGTGATGTGCAGGCTAAAATGCTTACCGTGTTTATCACCTGGGGGTGTCTTCGATTCCTTAAGTCGCTGCTTGATGCTGGTACCCAGTACAGTCGGGTGTCATGGGATACGATGTTGGTTGCGTTGAGGATGATTCTGAAGTGCGTTTTTGCCTCGGGATGGACTATTGCATTCATTGTTCTCTATGTAAGGATTTGGTCACAGAGGAATCAGGATGGGAAGTGGTCTGCGGCAGCAAATCGTAGGCTGGTGACTTTTCTTGAGGCTGCCCTTGTTTTTATCATCCCTGAGCTGCTTGCAGTGGCTCTCTTTATTCTGCCCTGGATCAGAAACTTCCTGGAGGAGACGAATTTTAGGATCTTCTACGCTTTAACGTGGTGGTTCCAGACAAGGTCCTTTGTGGGTCGCGGCCTCCGGGAAGGGCTTGTCGATAATATCAAGTACACCTTGTTCTGGGTTGTGGTTCTGGCTTGCAAGTTCACCTTCAGCTATTTCCTCCAGATCGAGCCCATGGTCGCCCCAACCAGAGCTCTTTTGCAGCTCAAGATCACTAATTTCAAATGGCATGAGTTCTTCAGTAACACGAATAGGTTTGCTGTTGGACTGCTATGGCTTCCTGTTGTCTTGATCTACCTCATGGACCTGCAGATATGGTACTCGATTATCTCATCCTTGGTTGGGGCTATGGTTGGGTTGTTCTCACACCTGGGTGAGATTCGAAACATCCAACAATTGAGGCTTAGGTTCCAGTTCTTCGCAAGTGCAATGCAGTTTAATCTCATGCCGGAAGAGCAATTGTTAAATTACCGAGGGACGCTGAAGAGCAAGTTCCATGATGCCATAAACAGACTGAAGCTGAGATATGGGCTAGGCAGGCCCTTCAAGAAGATTGAATCGAATCAGGTTGAGGCGCACAGGTTTGCACTGCTGTGGAATGAAGTAATTGAAACATTTAGGGAAGAAGACATCATTAGCGACCTTGAGGTTGAGCTTTTAGAACTGACACCCAACTCTTGGAACATCAGGGTCATCCGCTGGCCTTGTTTTCTCCTATGCAATGAGCTGCTTCTTGCTCTTAGCCAGGCAAAAGAATTGGTAGATGCACCTGACAAATGGCTCGTGAGGAAGATTTGCAAGAACGAGTACAGGCGGTGTGCGGTTATAGAATCTTATGACAGCATCAAGTACTTGCTTCTTGAGATTGTCAAAGATGGCACAGAAGAACATTCAATCATTACAACCTTGTTCCAAGAGATTGATCATGCAATTCAGATTGAAAAGTTCACACAGACATACAAGACGACTGCGCTGCCACAGATGCATTCCAAATTGATAACCCTTCTTGAACTCATTAACAAACCAAAGAAAGATATGGGCCGGGTGGTGAATGTATTGCAGGCCCTATATGAGGTTTTTATTCGGGATTTCCCAAAGGTGAAGAGGACCACTGAGCAGCTGAGGGAGGATGGATTGGTGCCTCTCAGGTCTAACACCAGCACAGAGCTACTATTTGAGAATGCTGTGGAATTGCCTGGTGTTGAAAATGCATCCTTCTACCGGCAGGTACGGCGTTTGCATACAATTTTTTCCTCTAGAGACTCAATGAACAATGTTCCAAAGAATCTTGAGGCAAGACGGCGTATTGCATTCTTTAGTAACTCCCTCTTCATGAACATGCCCCATGCTCCCCAAGTTGAGAAAATGATGGCTTTCAGTGTCCTTACTCCCTACTACAATGAAGATGTCATTTACAGCAAAGAACAGCTGAGGAGTGAAAACGAAGATGGTGTATCTATCCTGTTTTATTTGCAGAAGATTTATGATGATGAGTGGAAGAATTTCATGGAGCGGATGCGAAGAGAGGGAACAGGGGATGACAGTGAGATATGGACAACCAAGCTCAGAGAACTCCGTCTTTGGGCATCACACAGAGGTCAGACGCTATCTCGCACTGTAAGGGGAATGATGTATTACTACAAGGCTCTCAAGATGCTTGCCTTTCTTGATTCTGCATCAGAGATGGACATCAGGGCAGGGTCACAAGAACTAGCATCTCTTGGTTCAATGAGGGTTGATGGTGCTACGGATGCTCTAGGTACAAGTAGATCACCATCTTCCCGGAGTCTTAGCAGGGTGGATAGTGGCGTCAACCTGTTATTTAAAGGCCATGAATATGGGACTGCTATGATGAAATATGTATATGTGGTCAGTTGCCAGATCTATGGAGCTCAAAAAGGGAAAGATCCACGCGCTGAGGAGATTTTATATCTGATGAAAAACAATGAAGCCCTCCGAGTTGCCTATGTTGATGAGGTTCACACAGGGAGGGATCAGGTGGAGTATTACTCTGTCCTTGTGAAGTATGATACACAATTGGAGAGGGAAGTTGAAATCTACCGGATCAGGTTGCCTGGTCCTTTGAAGCTTGGAGAGGGTAAGCCAGAAAATCAGAATCATGCCATTATCTTCACTCGTGGTGATGCAGTTCAGACCATTGATATGAACCAAGACAACTATTTTGAGGAGGCCCTCAAGATGCGGAACCTGTTACAGGAATTCAAGACCTACTATGGTATCCGTAAGCCCACAATCTTGGGAGTCCGTGAACATATCTTCACTGGTTCTGTTTCTTCACTTGCTTGGTTCATGTCTGCTCAGGAGACAAGCTTTGTAACCTTGGGACAGCGTGTTTTGGCTAACCCTCTAAAGGTGCGAATGCATTATGGCCACCCAGATGTGTTTGATAGATTCTGGTTCTTGACGCGGGGTGGCATTAGCAAGGCTTCCAGGGTAATCAACATCAGTGAAGACATATTTGCGGGATTCAACTGCACACTTCGGGGTGGCAATGTGACACATCATGAATACATTCAGGTTGGTaagggaagggatgttggattGAATCAGATATCGATGTTTGAGGCAAAGGTTGCCAGCGGCAATGGCGAGCAGGTTGCAAGCAGGGATGTCTACCGGTTGGGGCACAGGCTGGATTTCTTCCGGATGCTCTCATTCTTTTACACCACTGTTGGATTCTTTTTCAACACAATGGTGGTCGTCTTGACTGTTTATGCATTTTTATGGGGCCGCCTTTATCTTGCTCTAAGTGGCATTGAGGCTGCTATGATGGAGAACTCTAACAATAATAAAGCTCTAGGCACAATCTTGAATCAGCAGTTCATCATCCAGATGGGTCTTTTCACTGCCCTCCCAATGATTGTGGAATACACTCTTGAGCAGGGGTTCCTTGCTGCAGTGTGGGATTTCTTGACGATGCAGCTCCAGCTTTCATCTGTTTTTTACACATTTTCAATGGGTACTCGTACCCATTTCTTTGGCCGGACCATCCTTCATGGTGGTGCGAAATATCGAGCCACAGGGCGTGGTTTTGTTGTGGAACATAAGAGCTTTGCAGAGAACTATAGACTCTATGCTCGCAGTCATTTTGGGAAGGCAATTGAGCTTGGGGTTATACTGACTGTTTACGCTTTGCACAGCTCTATAGCAAGGAATACTTTTGTTTACATAGCCATGACAATCTCAAGTTGGTTCTTGGTAGTGTCATGGATCATGGCTCCCTTTGTTTTCAACCCGTCCGGATTTGATTGGTTAAAAACTGTATACGATTGGGATGATTTTTTGAACTGGATATGGTATCGTGGTGGAGTATTCACTAAAGCAGATGAAAGCTGGGAGACATGGTGGTATGAGGAACAGGACCATCTGAGGGTGACTGGTCTCTGGGGGAAATTACTGGAGATAATTTTAGATCtccgttttttcttttttcagtatGGGATTGTATACCAGCTGGGCATTGCTGGAGGTAGCACCAGTATTGTTGTTTACTTGCTATCTTGGATCTACATGGTTGTAGCTGTTGGTATCTATGTGATAATATCATATGCTCGAGACAAGTATTCCGCCAAAAAACACATCTACTACCGGCTGGTTCAGCTCCTTGTCATTGTGCTCATAATTCTACTGATCGTTGTGTTGATGCAGTTCAGCCGTTTAAAATTTCTGGACCTTTTCACAAGCTTGATGGCATTCATACCTACAGGTTGGGGTCTCATATCCATTGCTCAAGTACTCAGGCCCTTTTTGCGCTCTTCTGTGGTGTGGAAGACTGTGGTTGCCCTCGCTCGTCTATATGATattttgtttggagttattgTTATGGCTCCTGTGGCGCTACTCTCATGGCTGCCAGGGTCCCAGGCTATGCAAACAAGGATCCTCTTCAACGAAGCATTTAGCAGGGGCCTCCAGATATCTCGTATTCTTGCGGGCAAAAAATCTAATCATTTATGA
- the LOC122639919 gene encoding ataxin-2 homolog isoform X1, with protein sequence MASGSSGRTGHGGSKGFDFGSDDILCSYDDIDNQEALSGNHRDPVMSGSSGKDFRECNMGRSSSLHAYNHQEESLNQDLISTVEKTVKKYADNLLRFLEGISSRLSQLELYCYNLEKSVGEMRSDLVREHSEADSKLRSLEKHLQEVHRSVQILRDKQELADTQKELAKLQLVQKKESSSISHSQHKEEGGAQSASDSQKIDSMPEGQNLQLALALPHQVAVSASLPPRPVEQQQVLSAPHQALPQNVHTQVQPPSYYPPQNQLPNPMPQTQHQPQDQYLQADPQYQRPQMQDLSKQAPQPTQSSQPQVSQAQQMHSFLPYQQQWPQPFPQQVQQPQPQPQPQQPSLQPQVRPQTTPVYSSYPPTQAANPSPENYSGSMSIQVPFSGLPPSGVGHAESMAYGYSGVIRPTVQPSLPPQLNIQRQQQPLTNQSTFGVNLNDGSFSGTGPHPQQPQGQGYMIYDGEGGRTSHPLPSHYTQGGYPPTHASLQNPKPPAAGSLLVRHPSSSQMMRSHMYSEMIEKAVSMGFMRDHVAAVIHRLEEGGQPVDFNSVLDRLNVHSSGGSQRGWSG encoded by the exons ATGGCGTCAGGATCATCTGGTAGAACTGGTCACGGTGGTTCTAAAGGGTTCGATTTCGGCTCTGACGACATTCTCTGTTCTTACGACGATATTGATAATCAAGAAGCTCTTAGCGGCAACCACAGAGATCCTGTGATGAGTGGCAGCTCGGGaaag GACTTCCGCGAATGCAACATGGGGAGATCATCATCATTACATGCCTATAATCATCAAGAAGAATCCCTCAATCAGGATCTGATTTCTACTGTAGAAAAGACGGTGAAAAAATATGCTGACAATCTACTTCGTTTCCTCGAGGGAATTAGTAGTCGTTTGTCACAACTGGAATTATATTGCTACAATCTTGAGAAGTCTGTGGGAGAAATGCGTTCTGATTTGGTTCGAGAACACAGTGAAGCAGATTCAAAGCTTAGGTCTCTCGAGAAGCACCTTCAAGAA GTCCACAGGTCTGTGCAAATCCTTAGAGATAAGCAAGAACTTGCTGATACTCAGAAAGAACTAGCCAAGCTTCAGCTTGTACAGAAGAAAGAATCCTCAAGCATTAGTCATTCACAACACAAGGAAGAGGGAGGTGCACAATCTGCTTCTGATAGCCAAAAAATTGATAGCATGCCAGAGGGGCAGAACCTACAGTTGGCTCTTGCTTTACCCCACCAAGTGGCTGTATCGGCCTCACTCCCACCTAGACCTGTGGAACAGCAGCAGGTTTTGTCGGCTCCACATCAAGCCCTTCCTCAGAATGTTCATACTCAGGTTCAACCACCGTCCTATTATCCCCCACAGAATCAGTTGCCTAATCCGATGCCCCAAACTCAACATCAACCTCAAGACCAATATTTGCAAGCAGATCCCCAATACCAAAGGCCCCAAATGCAAGACTTGTCCAAGCAGGCACCACAGCCAACACAATCATCACAGCCTCAAGTCAGTCAGGCCCAGCAAATGCACTCGTTTCTGCCTTACCAACAGCAGTGGCCACAGCCGTTTCCCCAACAGGTACAACAACCACAACCACAACCACAACCACAACAACCATCTCTGCAACCCCAGGTTAGACCACAGACAACACCAGTGTATTCATCCTACCCACCAACTCAAGCTGCAAACCCATCTCCTGAAAACTACTCAGGAAGCATGTCAATACAGGTCCCATTTTCTGGACTTCCTCCATCTGGAGTGGGCCATGCAGAATCTATGGCATATGGTTATAGTGGGGTTATTAGACCAACAGTTCAGCCGTCACTTCCTCCACAGCTTAACATTCAGAGGCAACAACAGCCTCTGACGAACCAGAGTACTTTTGGAGTCAATCTCAATGATGGCTCCTTCTCAGGAACTGGACCCCATCCTCAACAGCCTCAAGGGCAAGGATACATGATCTATGATGGTGAGGGTGGAAGAACTTCTCATCCACTGCCCTCACACTACACACAAGGTGGCTATCCTCCAACACATGCCTCTCTCCAGAATCCAAAGCCTCCTGCTGCTGGTAGTCTCTTGGTCCGCCATCCAAGCTCATCACAGATGATGCGCAGCCATATGTATAGTGAGATGATTGAGAAAGCTGTGAGCATGGGTTTCATGAGAGATCATGTTGCAGCTGTGATCCACAGGCTGGAGGAAGGTGGCCAACCGGTGGATTTTAACAGTGTTCTTGACAGGTTGAATGTGCACTCATCTGGAGGTTCTCAGAGGGGATGGTCTGGCTAA
- the LOC122639919 gene encoding ataxin-2 homolog isoform X2 has translation MASGSSGRTGHGGSKGFDFGSDDILCSYDDIDNQEALSGNHRDPVMSGSSGKMGRSSSLHAYNHQEESLNQDLISTVEKTVKKYADNLLRFLEGISSRLSQLELYCYNLEKSVGEMRSDLVREHSEADSKLRSLEKHLQEVHRSVQILRDKQELADTQKELAKLQLVQKKESSSISHSQHKEEGGAQSASDSQKIDSMPEGQNLQLALALPHQVAVSASLPPRPVEQQQVLSAPHQALPQNVHTQVQPPSYYPPQNQLPNPMPQTQHQPQDQYLQADPQYQRPQMQDLSKQAPQPTQSSQPQVSQAQQMHSFLPYQQQWPQPFPQQVQQPQPQPQPQQPSLQPQVRPQTTPVYSSYPPTQAANPSPENYSGSMSIQVPFSGLPPSGVGHAESMAYGYSGVIRPTVQPSLPPQLNIQRQQQPLTNQSTFGVNLNDGSFSGTGPHPQQPQGQGYMIYDGEGGRTSHPLPSHYTQGGYPPTHASLQNPKPPAAGSLLVRHPSSSQMMRSHMYSEMIEKAVSMGFMRDHVAAVIHRLEEGGQPVDFNSVLDRLNVHSSGGSQRGWSG, from the exons ATGGCGTCAGGATCATCTGGTAGAACTGGTCACGGTGGTTCTAAAGGGTTCGATTTCGGCTCTGACGACATTCTCTGTTCTTACGACGATATTGATAATCAAGAAGCTCTTAGCGGCAACCACAGAGATCCTGTGATGAGTGGCAGCTCGGGaaag ATGGGGAGATCATCATCATTACATGCCTATAATCATCAAGAAGAATCCCTCAATCAGGATCTGATTTCTACTGTAGAAAAGACGGTGAAAAAATATGCTGACAATCTACTTCGTTTCCTCGAGGGAATTAGTAGTCGTTTGTCACAACTGGAATTATATTGCTACAATCTTGAGAAGTCTGTGGGAGAAATGCGTTCTGATTTGGTTCGAGAACACAGTGAAGCAGATTCAAAGCTTAGGTCTCTCGAGAAGCACCTTCAAGAA GTCCACAGGTCTGTGCAAATCCTTAGAGATAAGCAAGAACTTGCTGATACTCAGAAAGAACTAGCCAAGCTTCAGCTTGTACAGAAGAAAGAATCCTCAAGCATTAGTCATTCACAACACAAGGAAGAGGGAGGTGCACAATCTGCTTCTGATAGCCAAAAAATTGATAGCATGCCAGAGGGGCAGAACCTACAGTTGGCTCTTGCTTTACCCCACCAAGTGGCTGTATCGGCCTCACTCCCACCTAGACCTGTGGAACAGCAGCAGGTTTTGTCGGCTCCACATCAAGCCCTTCCTCAGAATGTTCATACTCAGGTTCAACCACCGTCCTATTATCCCCCACAGAATCAGTTGCCTAATCCGATGCCCCAAACTCAACATCAACCTCAAGACCAATATTTGCAAGCAGATCCCCAATACCAAAGGCCCCAAATGCAAGACTTGTCCAAGCAGGCACCACAGCCAACACAATCATCACAGCCTCAAGTCAGTCAGGCCCAGCAAATGCACTCGTTTCTGCCTTACCAACAGCAGTGGCCACAGCCGTTTCCCCAACAGGTACAACAACCACAACCACAACCACAACCACAACAACCATCTCTGCAACCCCAGGTTAGACCACAGACAACACCAGTGTATTCATCCTACCCACCAACTCAAGCTGCAAACCCATCTCCTGAAAACTACTCAGGAAGCATGTCAATACAGGTCCCATTTTCTGGACTTCCTCCATCTGGAGTGGGCCATGCAGAATCTATGGCATATGGTTATAGTGGGGTTATTAGACCAACAGTTCAGCCGTCACTTCCTCCACAGCTTAACATTCAGAGGCAACAACAGCCTCTGACGAACCAGAGTACTTTTGGAGTCAATCTCAATGATGGCTCCTTCTCAGGAACTGGACCCCATCCTCAACAGCCTCAAGGGCAAGGATACATGATCTATGATGGTGAGGGTGGAAGAACTTCTCATCCACTGCCCTCACACTACACACAAGGTGGCTATCCTCCAACACATGCCTCTCTCCAGAATCCAAAGCCTCCTGCTGCTGGTAGTCTCTTGGTCCGCCATCCAAGCTCATCACAGATGATGCGCAGCCATATGTATAGTGAGATGATTGAGAAAGCTGTGAGCATGGGTTTCATGAGAGATCATGTTGCAGCTGTGATCCACAGGCTGGAGGAAGGTGGCCAACCGGTGGATTTTAACAGTGTTCTTGACAGGTTGAATGTGCACTCATCTGGAGGTTCTCAGAGGGGATGGTCTGGCTAA